Proteins from a single region of Drosophila biarmipes strain raj3 chromosome 3R, RU_DBia_V1.1, whole genome shotgun sequence:
- the LOC108026036 gene encoding mitochondrial import inner membrane translocase subunit Tim16 gives MAKYIAQIIVLGAQAVGRAFTKALRQEIAASQEAARRAGGGKQGDKSAESNLRTGMTLEEAKQILNIDDPKNVEAILKNYEHLFQVNERSKGGSFYIQSKVFRAKERLDHEIKAQQAKQPKQEAAEAETTAEEPQSRARQRR, from the exons ATGGCCAAGTACATCGCCCAGATCATCGTGCTGGGCGCCCAGGCGGTGGGAAGAGCTTTCACCAAGGCGCTGCGTCAGGAGATCGCTGCCTCCCAAGAAGCGGCACGTCGAGCGGGCGGTGGCAAGCAGGGCGACAAGAGCGCCGAGTCCAACCTGCGCACAG GCATGACGCTGGAGGAGGCCAAGCAAATCCTGAACATAGATGACCCTAAGAACGTGGAGGCCATCCTCAAGAACTACGAGCACTTGTTCCAGGTGAACGAGCGCTCCAAAGGCGGTTCCTTCTACATCCAATCGAAGGTTTTCCGCGCCAAGGAGCGACTTGACCACGAAATCAAAGCCCAGCAGGCAAAGCAGCCAAAGCAGGAAGCCGCGGAGGCGGAAACGACGGCGGAGGAGCCTCAAAGCAGGGCGAGGCAGCGACGCTGA
- the LOC108026429 gene encoding uncharacterized protein LOC108026429, which translates to MEKEPKWKKAYDRLLRDHYDDQKQVHLLQRQLRHFRSKRERLQSQIEEESKGMDVWMDMMDNLRRGLNRFQRHKHLLTPKKKKQLRRILRQLPNDTLEERVRLMEVSEKLVPKPCKDAKAPAGKPSEDQAPARYSVPLPKPCDPRTQPSVDKRLSRINADLQALRRIHEQTMSVVADIRSLMATINYLERGHCSNIKITPYVEEAKKDKDSQPSMKATIKLDRMRRTKHKTHYTRELMDIRPPYILDHVPQLKPPHIFDVLEKKTKKPHTH; encoded by the coding sequence ATGGAAAAGGAACCCAAATGGAAAAAGGCCTATGACCGACTGCTCCGTGATCACTACGATGACCAGAAGCAGGTGCACCTGCTGCAGCGCCAACTGCGGCACTTCCGGTCGAAAAGGGAGCGCCTGCAGAGCcaaatcgaggaggagagcaagGGCATGGACGTCTGGATGGACATGATGGACAACTTGCGCCGCGGTCTGAACCGCTTTCAGAGGCACAAGCACCTCCTCACTcccaagaagaagaagcagttGCGGCGGATACTCCGCCAGCTGCCCAATGACACTTTGGAGGAGCGTGTGCGTCTGATGGAGGTTTCGGAGAAGCTGGTGCCTAAACCATGTAAGGATGCTAAAGCTCCCGCTGGAAAACCTTCAGAAGATCAGGCCCCCGCTAGATATTCCGTGCCACTGCCGAAACCCTGTGATCCCAGGACACAGCCTTCGGTGGACAAGCGTCTGTCCAGGATCAATGCCGATCTGCAAGCCCTGCGGCGGATCCACGAACAGACCATGTCCGTCGTGGCAGATATACGTTCCCTCATGGCCACCATCAACTATTTGGAGCGGGGCCATTGCAGCAATATAAAGATCACTCCCTATGTGGAGGAAGCGAAAAAGGATAAAGACTCCCAGCCTTCCATGAAGGCCACCATCAAATTGGATCGCATGCGACGGACCAAGCACAAGACCCACTACACCCGGGAACTCATGGACATTCGTCCTCCATACATCCTTGACCATGTGCCGCAGCTCAAGCCCCCTCACATTTTTGACGTCCTCGAGAAGAAGACCAAgaaaccacacacacactaa
- the LOC108026428 gene encoding F-box/LRR-repeat protein 7, whose product MSHKTSSRRSSDLECPLASLGRNSNAVRDHYHHPHPLSSSPLDPQAYKMMSRKSPNPGMDVGETPSDQAAASSTVLHMVQQKAATFELRGRHSRPEQASTYGAHSTASVGRHAKKSPELPAPASRNPVAPVPQPRNFLTLEHVLQFGAQRPSWMHGNSADTEDSSDNNAGGGGTGSGGGSGGGAAGGGRRRNQGGRCSVPTVLSSNGGASNGAQYLLDKKMESLYLGNALRALPLGAEASQYQNERYYLEDYSSGSGNERLPERLHHPRTSSPSETSGSDRYLLNRSSNSNHLHSKGQSLSDGLCNLGRFSPSLDQGYATLVSPSPTGHHSSGGAGNVTNSTTASGAGIMASSTPTTTPRRGVSSNGVGGGGVAGGGAGPGTAVGPPPWNRKGPFRCGPLFDRLPDEAVVRIFSWLDSCELCNVARVCRRFEHLAWRPILWKVISLRGEHLNGDKTLKMIFRQLCGQSCNGACPEVERVMLADGCRISDKGLQLLTRRCPELTHLQLQTCVGVSNQALVEALTKCSNLQHLDVTGCSQVSSISPNPHVEPPRRLLLQYLDLTDCMAIDDMGLKIVVKNCPQLVYLYLRRCIQITDAGLKFVPSFCVSLKELSVSDCLNITDFGLYELAKLGAALRYLSVAKCERVSDAGLKVIARRCYKLRYLNARGCEAVSDDSITVLARSCPRLRALDIGKCDVSDAGLRALAESCPNLKKLSLRSCDMITDRGVQCIAYYCRGLQQLNIQDCPVSIEGYRAVKKYCKRCIIEHTNPGFC is encoded by the exons ATGTCGCACAAGACGAGCAGCCGTCGCAGCAGCGACCTGGAGTGCCCACTGGCCTCCTTGGGCCGCAACAGCAATGCGGTGCGCGACCACTACCACCATCCGCATCCGCTGAGCTCCAGTCCACTCGATCCGCAGGCCTACAAGATGATGTCCCGTAAGTCACCAAATCCCGGCATGGATGTGGGCGAGACGCCCAGCGACCAGGCGGCGGCATCTTCGACCGTGCTCCACATGGTGCAACAGAAGGCGGCAACCTTCGAGCTCAGAGGTCGCCACTCCAGACCGGAACAGGCCAGCACCTATGGAGCTCATTCCACGGCTTCTGTGGGCAGGCATGCGAAGAAATCCCCCGAGCTGCCGGCTCCAGCCTCCAGAAACCCAGTGGCCCCTGTGCCCCAGCCAAGGAACTTTCTCACCCTGGAGCATGTCCTGCAATTCGGAGCCCAGCGACCCAGTTGGATGCACGGGAACAGTGCGGATACGGAGGATTCAAGTGACAATAATGCGGGTGGCGGAGGAACAGGAAGTGGAGGAGGCAGTGGTGgtggagcagctggaggaggaaGAAGACGAAACCAGGGTGGCCGATGCAGTGTGCCCACTGTTCTGAGCAGCAATGGCGGCGCTAGCAATGGAGCCCAGTATCTCCTGGACAAGAAGATGGAGTCCCTGTATCTGGGCAACGCTCTACGAGCTCTGCCCTTGGGCGCCGAGGCGAGTCAGTACCAAAACGAGCGCTACTACCTGGAGGATTACAGCAGCGGCAGTGGGAACGAGCGCCTGCCAG AACGCCTACACCACCCACGCACCTCCAGTCCCAGCGAGACGAGTGGCTCGGATCGTTACCTGCTCAACAGGAGCTCCAACTCCAACCACCTGCATTCCAAGGGTCAGAGCCTCTCGGATGGCCTGTGCAACCTGGGCCGCTTCTCGCCCAGCTTGGACCAGGGCTATGCCACGCTGGTCTCGCCCTCACCGACGGGTCACCATTCGAGTGGCGGAGCGGGCAATGTGACCAACTCCACGACGGCCAGTGGAGCGGGCATAATGGCCAGCAGTACGCCAACCACAACGCCGCGAAGAGGAGTCTCCAGCAACGGAGTGGGTGGAGGAGGAGTcgctggaggaggagcaggaccTGGCACAGCCGTTGGACCGCCTCCGTGGAACCGCAAGGGTCCCTTCCGCTGTGGACCGCTCTTCGATCGCCTGCCCGACGAGGCCGTCGTCCGGATCTTCTCCTGGCTGGACAGCTGCGAGCTGTGCAACGTGGCGAGGGTCTGCCGGAGATTCGAGCACCTGGCGTGGCGACCCATCCTGTGGAAGGTGATCTCGCTGAGGGGCGAGCACCTCAACGGCGACAAGACGCTCAAGATGATCTTCCGGCAGCTGTGCGGGCAAAGTTGCAACGGAGCCTGTCCGGAAGTGGAGCGCGTAATGCTGGCCGATGGCTGCCGCATCTCGGATAAGGGTCTCCAGCTCCTCACCCGTCGCTGCCCGGAGCTGACCCACCTTCAGTTGCAAACCTGCGTGGGCGTCTCAAATCAGGCGCTAGTCGAGGCGCTGACGAAGTGCAGCAATCTGCAGCATCTGGATGTGACAG GCTGCAGCCAGGTGAGCAGCATCAGTCCGAATCCCCATGTGGAGCCACCGCGTCGCCTCCTGCTGCAGTATCTGGACCTCACCGACTGCATGGCCATCGATGACATGGGCCTGAAGATCGTGGTCAAGAACTGTCCCCAGCtggtgtatctgtatctgcggcgCTGCATACAAATTACAG ATGCGGGTCTGAAGTTTGTGCCCAGTTTCTGTgtgtcgctgaaggagttgAGTGTGTCCGACTGCCTGAACATCACCGATTTTGGCCTGTACGAGCTGGCCAAGTTGGGGGCAGCACTTCGCTACCTTTCGGTGGCCAAGTGCGAGCGCGTCTCGGATGCTGGGTTGAAGGTCATCGCCAGGAGGTGCTACAAACTGCGGTATCTCAATGCCCGAGGATGCGAGGCTGTGAGCGATGACTCCATCACGGTCCTAGCCCGATCCTGTCCGCGGCTCAGAGCTCTAGACATCGGAAAGTGCGATGTGAGCGACGCGGGACTGCGCGCCTTGGCCGAAAGCTGTCCCAATCTCAAGAAGCTCAGCCTGCGCAGCTGCGACATGATTACGGATCGCGGGGTGCAGTGCATCGCCTACTACTGCCGGGGATTACAGCAACTGAATATCCAGGATTGCCCGGTGTCCATCGAGGGCTATAGGGCGGTCAAGAAGTACTGCAAGCGCTGCATCATCGAGCACACCAATCCGGGATTCTGTTGA
- the LOC108026430 gene encoding kappaPI-actitoxin-Avd3c isoform X2, with protein MLLKWLYLGLILIVFTPPISSLNKRCLKPLKEGTGKAYLRSWFYNSTAQRCQRFIFLGGARNGNHFKTKARCRKICLAQVALPIKLSSTDDGV; from the exons ATGCTGTTAAAATGGCTGTATCTCGGTCTGATCTTAATTGTTTTTACACCTCCCATCAGCAGTC TGAACAAGAGGTGCCTCAAGCCTCTTAAAGAGGGCACTGGAAAGGCCTACCTGCGCAGTTGGTTCTACAACTCCACAGCCCAGCGATGCCAAAGGTTCATCTTCTTAGGCGGTGCGAGGAATGGCAATCACTTTAAGACCAAAGCTCGATGTCGCAAAATTTGCCTAGCCCAAGTGGCTTTGCCAATTAAGTTATCCTCCACTGATGATGGCGTTTAA
- the LOC108026430 gene encoding kappaPI-actitoxin-Avd3c isoform X1 has product MLLKISCLLVILVICLQQSQSMNKRCLKPLKEGTGKAYLRSWFYNSTAQRCQRFIFLGGARNGNHFKTKARCRKICLAQVALPIKLSSTDDGV; this is encoded by the exons ATGCTGTTGAAAATTTCGTGTCTCCTTGTTATTTTGGTCATCTGCCTGCAACAGAGTCAGTCGA TGAACAAGAGGTGCCTCAAGCCTCTTAAAGAGGGCACTGGAAAGGCCTACCTGCGCAGTTGGTTCTACAACTCCACAGCCCAGCGATGCCAAAGGTTCATCTTCTTAGGCGGTGCGAGGAATGGCAATCACTTTAAGACCAAAGCTCGATGTCGCAAAATTTGCCTAGCCCAAGTGGCTTTGCCAATTAAGTTATCCTCCACTGATGATGGCGTTTAA